In Streptomyces sp. NBC_00704, a genomic segment contains:
- a CDS encoding GNAT family N-acetyltransferase — MDRFVRAWVDGWVVSRGAAPPAAAPWGWTVDVGAGAGHVTRHVFGDTGEALTEATVREVAGAVTGAGVWLKAFADPAVVGPWLGPGWWIDPEPGYLMTAPLPDAPPGAAPEGYRTRTWSRGGVTRTMVAAPDGSLAARGQIAATGATAVVDQVETAPDHRRRGLGALVMRTLHRAAAEQGARTGVLGATPQGRALYESLGWRVESSLTSAKFTGAAQG, encoded by the coding sequence GTGGATCGTTTCGTCCGGGCTTGGGTGGACGGGTGGGTCGTCTCGCGCGGGGCGGCGCCGCCCGCGGCCGCGCCCTGGGGCTGGACCGTCGACGTGGGGGCGGGCGCCGGGCACGTCACCCGGCACGTGTTCGGCGACACCGGCGAGGCGCTGACGGAGGCGACGGTCCGCGAGGTCGCGGGCGCGGTGACCGGGGCCGGCGTCTGGCTGAAGGCGTTCGCCGATCCGGCCGTGGTCGGGCCGTGGCTGGGCCCCGGCTGGTGGATCGACCCCGAGCCCGGCTACCTGATGACGGCCCCGCTCCCGGACGCCCCGCCCGGCGCCGCCCCCGAGGGCTACCGGACCCGCACCTGGTCGCGCGGCGGCGTCACGCGCACGATGGTCGCCGCGCCGGACGGCTCCCTGGCGGCGCGCGGGCAGATCGCCGCGACCGGCGCCACGGCGGTCGTCGACCAGGTGGAGACCGCCCCCGACCACCGCCGGCGCGGACTGGGCGCCCTCGTGATGCGGACACTGCACCGTGCGGCGGCCGAGCAGGGCGCCCGCACCGGCGTCCTGGGCGCGACCCCGCAGGGGCGGGCACTGTACGAGTCCCTGGGGTGGCGCGTCGAGTCCTCGCTGACCAGCGCGAAGTTCACGGGCGCCGCACAGGGGTGA
- a CDS encoding GNAT family N-acetyltransferase — protein MTDAPITQTLLAAYDAELRGAPPTAVLHAPDGPLTRVAGPVRALLTAPRELGLSGRELDELIVRQRDFFGARGEAVEWRLRGHDLPADLPDRLRAAGFAPGRPETVLAAVVADTDAPGAGPSLPPGVTLRRVTAEAGLRAVAALQSAVWGLDLSRLGDDLIARLACAPHDTVVLAAESDGAMISAAWLSVRPGTRFATLLGGATLPEWRGRGLYRASVAARLALAAERGVPYVHVDASADSAPLLRAMGFRALTTMTPYIWTP, from the coding sequence ATGACGGACGCGCCGATCACGCAGACCCTGCTCGCGGCCTACGACGCCGAGTTGCGGGGCGCGCCGCCCACCGCGGTCCTGCACGCCCCCGACGGACCGCTGACCCGCGTCGCCGGCCCGGTGCGGGCCCTGCTGACCGCGCCCCGCGAGCTGGGGCTGAGCGGCAGGGAGCTGGACGAGCTGATCGTCCGCCAGCGGGACTTCTTCGGCGCGCGCGGCGAGGCGGTGGAATGGCGGCTGCGCGGCCACGACCTCCCGGCCGACCTGCCCGACCGGCTCCGCGCGGCCGGCTTCGCGCCGGGTCGCCCGGAGACGGTCCTGGCCGCCGTCGTCGCGGACACCGACGCACCCGGAGCCGGGCCGTCGCTGCCGCCGGGCGTGACGCTGCGCCGGGTGACCGCCGAGGCCGGCCTGCGGGCCGTCGCGGCGCTGCAGTCCGCGGTCTGGGGGCTGGACCTGAGCCGCCTCGGCGACGACCTGATCGCGCGGCTCGCCTGCGCCCCGCACGACACCGTCGTCCTGGCGGCGGAGTCGGACGGCGCGATGATCTCGGCCGCCTGGCTGTCGGTGCGCCCGGGCACCCGCTTCGCGACGCTGCTGGGCGGCGCGACCCTCCCCGAGTGGCGGGGCCGGGGCCTGTACCGGGCGTCCGTCGCCGCGCGCCTCGCCCTCGCGGCCGAACGCGGCGTCCCGTACGTCCACGTGGACGCCTCGGCCGACAGCGCGCCCCTGCTGCGCGCGATGGGCTTCCGCGCCCTGACCACGATGACGCCGTACATATGGACGCCCTGA
- a CDS encoding HAMP domain-containing sensor histidine kinase has product MSRGADGPRSPAPGAGAPWGGLRPFSIKTKLGALVVISVLITTGLSMIAVHTKTELRFITVFSMIATLLITQFVAHSLTAPLGEMNTVARSISHGDYTRRVSENRRDELGDLAQTINVMADELEAQDRHRKELVANVSHELRTPIAGLRAVLENVVDGIAEADTETMRTALKQTERLGRLVETLLDLSRLDNGVVPLRKRRFEVWPYLSGVLKEANMVASARATMGSGGSHTRTDVHLHLDVTPPELTAHADPERIHQVVANLIDNAVKHSPPHGRVTVKARRGPQPESLELEVLDEGPGIPRSEWHRVFERFNRGAVRRPHGPGSDGGTGLGLAIARWAVDLHGGRIGVAESERGCRILITLPGESSVQS; this is encoded by the coding sequence ATGAGCCGCGGTGCGGACGGACCGAGAAGCCCCGCCCCCGGAGCCGGTGCGCCCTGGGGCGGCCTGCGCCCGTTCTCGATCAAGACCAAGCTGGGTGCGCTGGTCGTCATCTCGGTGCTGATCACCACCGGTCTGTCGATGATCGCGGTGCACACCAAGACGGAGCTGCGCTTCATCACGGTCTTCTCGATGATCGCCACCCTGCTGATCACGCAGTTCGTGGCGCACTCGCTCACCGCGCCCCTGGGTGAGATGAACACGGTGGCCCGGTCCATCTCGCACGGCGACTACACCCGCCGGGTGAGCGAGAACCGCCGTGACGAGCTGGGCGACCTCGCGCAGACGATCAACGTCATGGCGGACGAGCTGGAGGCGCAGGACCGGCACCGCAAGGAGCTGGTGGCCAACGTCTCGCACGAGCTGCGCACGCCCATCGCGGGTCTGCGCGCCGTCCTGGAGAACGTCGTCGACGGCATCGCCGAGGCGGACACCGAGACGATGCGCACGGCCCTGAAGCAGACCGAGCGGCTCGGCCGGCTCGTGGAGACCCTCCTGGACCTGTCCCGTCTCGACAACGGCGTGGTGCCGCTGCGCAAGCGGCGCTTCGAGGTGTGGCCGTACCTGTCGGGCGTGCTGAAGGAGGCCAACATGGTCGCCTCGGCCCGCGCCACGATGGGATCGGGCGGCAGCCACACGCGTACGGACGTCCATCTGCACCTGGACGTCACCCCTCCGGAGCTGACCGCGCACGCGGACCCGGAGCGCATCCACCAGGTCGTCGCCAACCTGATCGACAACGCGGTCAAGCACAGTCCGCCGCACGGACGGGTGACGGTGAAGGCGCGGCGCGGGCCGCAGCCGGAGTCGCTGGAGCTGGAGGTCCTGGACGAAGGGCCCGGCATTCCGCGCTCGGAGTGGCACCGCGTGTTCGAGCGGTTCAACCGGGGGGCCGTCCGCCGGCCGCACGGGCCGGGCAGCGACGGCGGGACGGGGCTGGGACTGGCGATCGCCCGCTGGGCGGTCGATCTCCACGGAGGCCGGATCGGAGTGGCCGAATCCGAGCGGGGCTGCCGGATTCTTATCACTCTTCCGGGAGAGTCGTCCGTTCAAAGTTGA
- a CDS encoding MarR family winged helix-turn-helix transcriptional regulator: MHEDTNDDRRPSRGVEQGDREFLSLERELTVLLRRARASQGEMAREVHPDLESAAYGLLVRLEECGRQRATELAAYIGVGKATMSRQLCALEQLGLVARAPDPADGRAWLVDLTEEGRRRVGRVREARRERYVSRFSHWDRAEVAELARLLHELNRGMEK, translated from the coding sequence GTGCACGAGGACACGAACGACGACCGACGGCCGTCGCGCGGTGTGGAGCAGGGCGACCGGGAGTTCCTCTCCCTGGAGCGGGAGCTGACGGTGCTGCTGCGCCGCGCCCGCGCCAGCCAGGGGGAGATGGCCCGCGAGGTCCATCCGGACCTGGAGTCCGCCGCCTACGGGCTCCTCGTCCGGCTGGAGGAGTGCGGCCGCCAGCGCGCCACGGAACTCGCCGCCTACATCGGCGTCGGCAAGGCCACCATGTCCCGCCAGTTGTGTGCCCTCGAACAGCTCGGCCTGGTCGCGCGGGCGCCGGACCCGGCGGACGGCCGCGCCTGGCTGGTCGACCTCACCGAGGAGGGCCGCCGCCGGGTCGGCCGGGTCCGGGAGGCCCGCCGCGAGCGGTACGTCAGCCGCTTCTCCCACTGGGACCGCGCCGAGGTCGCCGAACTGGCCCGGCTCCTGCACGAACTGAACCGGGGCATGGAGAAGTGA
- a CDS encoding response regulator transcription factor gives MEQTHTAHNTAATATPGAQRRVLVVEDDPTIVDAIAARLRAEGFLVQTAGDGPAAVDTAEAWQPDLLILDIMLPGFDGLEVCRRVQAARPVPVMMLTARDDETDMLVGLGVGADDYMTKPFSMRELAARVHVLLRRVERAAIAATTPRSGILRLGELEIDHAQRRVRVRSEDVHLTPTEFDLLVCLANTPRAVLSREQLLAEVWDWADASGTRTVDSHIKALRRKIGAERIRTVHGVGYALETPTP, from the coding sequence ATGGAGCAGACACACACCGCACACAACACCGCGGCGACGGCGACTCCGGGCGCGCAGCGGCGCGTCCTGGTCGTCGAGGACGACCCGACGATCGTCGACGCCATCGCGGCCCGCCTGCGCGCCGAGGGATTCCTCGTGCAAACGGCGGGCGACGGTCCGGCGGCCGTCGACACGGCAGAGGCCTGGCAGCCCGACCTGCTGATCCTCGACATCATGCTGCCCGGCTTCGACGGCCTGGAGGTCTGCCGTCGCGTGCAGGCCGCCCGCCCGGTGCCGGTCATGATGCTCACCGCGCGCGACGACGAGACCGACATGCTGGTCGGCCTCGGCGTGGGCGCCGACGACTACATGACCAAGCCCTTCTCGATGCGGGAGCTGGCGGCACGCGTGCACGTGCTGCTGCGCCGGGTGGAGCGGGCCGCGATCGCGGCGACGACGCCGCGCAGCGGGATCCTGCGGCTCGGCGAGCTGGAGATCGACCACGCGCAGCGCCGGGTGCGGGTGCGCTCGGAGGACGTGCACCTCACGCCCACCGAGTTCGACCTGCTGGTGTGCCTTGCGAACACCCCGCGCGCGGTGCTCTCGCGCGAGCAGCTGCTGGCCGAGGTGTGGGACTGGGCGGACGCCTCCGGCACCCGCACGGTCGACAGCCACATCAAGGCGCTGCGGCGGAAGATCGGCGCCGAGCGGATCCGCACGGTGCACGGCGTCGGCTACGCCCTGGAGACCCCGACGCCATGA
- a CDS encoding DUF5954 family protein, with translation MTDDWKRRLDALHAELVRRDDPVAWVTEADAVEASRRYPHIALRGPVFGVARLDPPTPRTPKPCWRLLKPVADGMPQQARDGLNSHLWFLAKDGTGDAAARRDLLAAVAVLERAPADEVEALGVRYRVVRGDEFARTGDDGLEPPRPTDPEALDPSWAEPCAVPSPDVGFALDPDRDEGPMAGALCLGLRAFVYRGARFPADVRADSARAARTHPDVVRLPVGFSVAERDGSGWTPCGSLAATPHEARRSLYEGMARVWAMLYRFDERKKALYARAAEAFRSAGRADEASVEGRVFRICRVERMVRLGPDGPEPPRPSDLDEYGPMKLHPTLHENGTVQYDD, from the coding sequence ATGACCGATGACTGGAAGCGACGCCTGGACGCCCTGCACGCGGAGCTGGTCCGCCGGGACGACCCGGTCGCCTGGGTGACGGAGGCGGACGCCGTGGAGGCGTCCCGGCGCTATCCGCACATCGCGCTGCGCGGTCCCGTCTTCGGCGTCGCCCGACTGGACCCGCCGACCCCGCGGACGCCGAAGCCGTGCTGGCGGCTGCTGAAGCCGGTGGCCGACGGGATGCCCCAGCAGGCCAGGGACGGGCTCAACTCGCACCTGTGGTTCCTGGCCAAGGACGGCACGGGCGATGCGGCCGCCCGGCGCGACCTGCTGGCGGCCGTCGCCGTGCTGGAGCGGGCCCCGGCCGACGAGGTGGAGGCGCTGGGGGTGCGCTACCGGGTGGTGCGCGGTGACGAGTTCGCCCGCACCGGCGACGACGGCCTGGAGCCGCCCCGGCCCACCGACCCGGAGGCCCTGGACCCGTCGTGGGCGGAGCCGTGCGCCGTCCCGTCCCCGGACGTGGGCTTCGCCCTCGACCCCGACCGGGACGAGGGGCCGATGGCGGGCGCCCTGTGCCTCGGGCTGCGCGCCTTCGTGTACAGGGGGGCGCGGTTCCCCGCCGACGTGCGCGCCGACTCCGCGCGCGCGGCCCGCACGCACCCGGACGTGGTCCGGCTGCCGGTCGGCTTCTCGGTGGCCGAACGGGACGGGTCGGGCTGGACCCCGTGCGGCTCCCTCGCGGCCACGCCCCACGAGGCACGCCGTTCGCTGTACGAGGGGATGGCCCGCGTGTGGGCCATGCTGTACCGCTTCGACGAGCGCAAGAAGGCCCTGTACGCACGGGCCGCGGAGGCGTTCCGCAGCGCCGGCCGGGCCGACGAGGCGAGCGTGGAGGGCCGGGTGTTCCGGATCTGCCGCGTGGAGCGGATGGTCCGCCTGGGCCCGGACGGCCCCGAACCGCCCCGCCCGTCGGACCTCGACGAGTACGGCCCCATGAAACTCCACCCGACCCTGCACGAGAACGGCACCGTCCAGTACGACGACTGA
- a CDS encoding spermidine synthase: MTIPYDIPDAPEVLDRREGPYGEVVLRRHGELLQIIANGCFLMDTSDGRSERLLVDAARDALDDRPAPALLIGGLGVGFSLAHAAADPRWGAVTVVERERAVIDWHRGGPLAAVSGPALADPRTKIVEADLLDFVNETSDTFDAVCLDIDNGPDWTVTEGNDSLYSASGLAGCARVLRPGGALAVWSARPSPEFEGTLGNAGFQRVRTEEIPVARGVPDVVHLAVRPG; this comes from the coding sequence ATGACCATCCCGTACGACATCCCCGACGCGCCGGAGGTCCTGGACCGCCGCGAGGGCCCCTACGGCGAGGTGGTGCTGCGCCGGCACGGAGAGTTGCTCCAGATCATCGCCAACGGCTGCTTCCTGATGGACACTTCGGACGGCCGCTCGGAGCGGCTGCTCGTCGACGCGGCACGCGACGCGCTGGACGACCGCCCCGCCCCCGCCCTGCTGATCGGCGGACTGGGCGTCGGCTTCTCCCTCGCGCACGCCGCCGCCGACCCCCGCTGGGGCGCCGTCACGGTCGTGGAGCGCGAGCGCGCCGTCATCGACTGGCACCGGGGCGGCCCGCTGGCCGCCGTCTCCGGTCCGGCCCTGGCCGACCCGCGGACGAAGATCGTCGAAGCGGATCTGCTCGACTTCGTCAATGAGACATCCGACACGTTCGACGCCGTCTGCCTGGACATCGACAACGGGCCCGACTGGACCGTCACCGAGGGCAACGACAGCCTCTACTCGGCGTCCGGACTCGCGGGCTGCGCGCGGGTGTTGAGACCGGGCGGAGCACTGGCGGTGTGGTCGGCCCGGCCCTCTCCGGAATTCGAGGGAACCTTGGGGAATGCCGGGTTCCAGCGGGTGCGTACCGAAGAGATCCCGGTTGCCCGAGGCGTGCCGGACGTGGTGCATCTCGCCGTCCGACCTGGATAG
- a CDS encoding rhomboid-like protein — protein MERTASPMSLPPPDAGPSDGSGFLDGIPAQRTPPCAAPPPGTSAGPGLGPRPRSRRRIPVPVPFTLGYAAVLAVTSYLAEHLDPALVHALLQGSSTDVAHLAQSPATVLAASALWVAGGFASPFTLAFLVVLTALERRVGGARTAVVFLLGHVLATLATEVPVGLAVLAGRLPDSSLHRLDYGISFGVAACVGALAGLLRPWLGLPLLAAFGAMLLQDLLAFTDPMTGWGHLLALATGVALRPRVRRWDLARPAPAAPVVPAAP, from the coding sequence GTGGAACGCACGGCCTCCCCCATGAGCCTGCCCCCGCCGGACGCCGGGCCGTCCGACGGCTCCGGGTTCCTGGACGGCATCCCCGCTCAGCGCACCCCGCCGTGCGCCGCGCCGCCCCCCGGGACGAGCGCCGGCCCCGGCCTCGGGCCCCGTCCCCGCTCCCGCCGCCGGATCCCGGTCCCGGTGCCCTTCACCCTGGGCTACGCGGCCGTCCTCGCCGTCACCTCGTATCTCGCGGAGCATCTCGACCCCGCTCTCGTGCACGCCCTGCTCCAGGGCTCCAGCACCGACGTGGCGCATCTGGCGCAGTCGCCGGCGACCGTGCTCGCCGCGAGCGCGCTGTGGGTGGCGGGCGGCTTCGCGTCGCCCTTCACGCTCGCCTTCCTGGTCGTCCTGACCGCGCTGGAGCGGCGCGTCGGCGGCGCCCGCACGGCCGTCGTCTTCCTGCTGGGGCACGTCCTGGCCACCCTCGCGACGGAGGTGCCGGTCGGGCTGGCCGTCCTGGCCGGGCGGCTGCCCGACAGTTCGCTGCACCGCCTCGACTACGGCATCAGCTTCGGCGTCGCCGCCTGCGTGGGCGCGCTCGCGGGCCTGCTGCGGCCATGGCTGGGACTGCCCCTGCTCGCCGCCTTCGGCGCGATGCTGCTCCAGGACCTGCTCGCCTTCACCGACCCCATGACCGGCTGGGGGCACCTGCTCGCGCTGGCGACGGGCGTCGCCCTCCGGCCCCGGGTGCGCCGCTGGGACCTCGCCCGCCCGGCCCCCGCCGCACCCGTCGTGCCGGCCGCCCCCTGA
- the lon gene encoding endopeptidase La translates to MASTSAPLTLPVLPLDDEVVLPGMVVPLDLNDTDVRAAVEAAQAATRSEPGKPRVLLVPRVDGTYASTGVLGTVEQVGRLADGDPGALIRGRGRVKIGAGTTGPGAALWVEGTTVDQSVPEPLPGHVAELVKEYKALATAWLRKRGAWQIVDRVQAIDDVSALADNSGYSPFLTTDQKVELLETADPVARLKLATQQLRDHLAEQDVAETIAKDVQEGVDKQQREFLLRRQLEAVRKELRDLNGDGKDPAEESDDYRARVEAADLPEKVREAALKEVDKLERSSDQSPEGSWIRTWLDTVLELPWNERTDDGAAAHDIRGARSVLDAEHAGLDDVKERITEYLAVRKRRSARGLGVVGGRRGGAVLALVGPPGVGKTSLGESVAHAMGRKFVRVALGGVRDEAEIRGHRRTYVGALPGRIVRAIKEAGSMNPVVLLDEIDKVGSDFRGDPAAALLEVLDPAQNHTFRDHYLEVELDLSDVVFLATANVLEAIPEALLDRMELVRLDGYTEDEKVVIARDHLLPRQLERAGLDPEEVVLEEGALRRLAGEYTREAGVRTLERSLARLLRKVAAQHELGERELPLTVGEEDLRALIGRPHHVPESAQDPAERRTAVPGVATGLAVTGAGGDVLYVEASLADPETGAAGLTLTGQLGDVMKESAQIALSFLRSHGAELELPVGDLKDRGVHIHFPAGAVPKDGPSAGVTMTTALASLLSGRLVRTDVAMTGEVSLTGRVLPIGGVKQKLLAAHRAGVTTVIIPKRNEPDLDDVPAEVLDKLDVHAVTDVRQVLELALAPAVNGAVPEVPVAA, encoded by the coding sequence ATGGCATCGACGTCCGCTCCGCTCACCCTGCCCGTACTGCCTCTCGATGACGAGGTCGTGCTCCCCGGCATGGTGGTTCCGCTGGACCTCAACGACACCGATGTGCGCGCCGCGGTCGAGGCCGCACAGGCCGCCACCCGTTCGGAACCGGGCAAGCCGCGCGTCCTGCTGGTGCCACGCGTCGACGGCACCTACGCGAGCACCGGCGTGCTCGGCACCGTCGAGCAGGTCGGCCGGCTGGCCGACGGCGACCCGGGCGCGCTCATCCGCGGCCGCGGCCGCGTGAAGATCGGCGCCGGCACCACCGGCCCCGGCGCCGCGCTGTGGGTGGAGGGGACGACGGTCGACCAGAGCGTCCCCGAACCGCTGCCCGGCCATGTCGCCGAACTCGTCAAGGAGTACAAGGCGCTGGCCACCGCCTGGCTGCGCAAGCGCGGCGCCTGGCAGATCGTCGACCGCGTCCAGGCCATCGACGACGTCTCCGCGCTCGCCGACAACTCCGGCTACTCGCCGTTCCTGACCACCGACCAGAAGGTGGAGCTGCTGGAGACGGCCGACCCGGTGGCCCGCCTGAAGCTCGCCACCCAGCAGCTGCGCGACCACCTCGCCGAACAGGACGTCGCCGAGACCATCGCCAAGGACGTCCAGGAAGGCGTCGACAAGCAGCAGCGCGAGTTCCTGCTGCGCCGCCAGCTCGAAGCCGTCCGCAAGGAACTGCGCGACCTCAACGGCGACGGCAAGGACCCGGCCGAGGAGTCCGACGACTACCGCGCCCGCGTGGAGGCCGCCGACCTGCCCGAGAAGGTCCGCGAGGCCGCCCTCAAGGAGGTCGACAAGCTGGAGCGCTCCAGCGACCAGTCGCCCGAGGGCTCCTGGATCCGCACCTGGCTGGACACCGTCCTCGAACTGCCGTGGAACGAGCGGACCGACGACGGCGCGGCCGCCCACGACATCCGGGGCGCCCGGAGCGTCCTCGACGCCGAGCACGCGGGCCTGGACGACGTGAAGGAGCGCATCACCGAGTACCTGGCCGTGCGCAAGCGCCGCAGCGCCCGCGGCCTCGGGGTCGTCGGCGGCCGGCGCGGCGGCGCGGTGCTGGCCCTCGTCGGCCCGCCCGGCGTCGGCAAGACCTCGCTCGGCGAGTCCGTCGCCCACGCCATGGGCCGCAAGTTCGTCCGCGTCGCCCTCGGCGGCGTCCGCGACGAGGCCGAGATCCGCGGCCACCGCCGCACCTACGTCGGCGCGCTGCCCGGCCGGATCGTGCGGGCGATCAAGGAGGCCGGGTCGATGAACCCGGTGGTCCTGCTCGACGAGATCGACAAGGTGGGCTCCGACTTCCGGGGCGACCCGGCGGCCGCCCTCCTCGAAGTGCTCGACCCGGCGCAGAACCACACCTTCCGCGACCACTACCTGGAGGTCGAGCTCGACCTGTCGGACGTGGTGTTCCTCGCCACCGCCAACGTGCTCGAAGCCATCCCCGAGGCCCTGCTCGACCGCATGGAGCTGGTCCGCCTCGACGGCTACACCGAGGACGAGAAGGTCGTCATCGCCCGTGACCACCTGCTCCCGCGCCAGCTGGAGCGGGCCGGCCTGGACCCGGAGGAGGTCGTGCTGGAGGAGGGCGCGCTGCGCAGGCTGGCCGGCGAGTACACCCGCGAGGCCGGCGTGCGCACCCTGGAGCGGTCCCTCGCCCGGCTGCTGCGCAAGGTCGCGGCCCAGCACGAGCTGGGCGAGCGGGAACTGCCCCTCACCGTCGGCGAGGAGGACCTGCGCGCCCTGATCGGACGGCCGCACCACGTGCCCGAGTCCGCCCAGGACCCGGCCGAGCGCCGGACCGCCGTCCCCGGCGTCGCCACCGGCCTCGCGGTCACCGGCGCCGGCGGCGACGTCCTGTACGTCGAGGCGTCGCTGGCCGACCCGGAGACGGGCGCGGCGGGCCTGACCCTGACCGGCCAGCTCGGCGACGTGATGAAGGAGTCGGCGCAGATCGCGCTCAGCTTCCTGCGCAGCCACGGGGCCGAGCTGGAACTGCCGGTGGGCGACCTCAAGGACCGGGGCGTGCACATCCACTTCCCGGCGGGCGCGGTCCCCAAGGACGGCCCGAGCGCCGGCGTCACCATGACGACGGCCCTCGCGTCCCTGCTGTCCGGCCGGCTCGTCCGCACGGACGTGGCGATGACCGGCGAGGTCTCCCTCACCGGCCGGGTGCTGCCCATCGGCGGGGTGAAGCAGAAGCTGCTGGCCGCGCACCGGGCCGGCGTCACCACCGTGATCATCCCCAAGCGCAACGAGCCCGACCTGGACGACGTCCCCGCGGAGGTGCTGGACAAGCTCGACGTCCACGCCGTCACCGACGTCCGCCAGGTCCTGGAGCTGGCGCTCGCGCCCGCGGTGAACGGCGCGGTGCCGGAGGTTCCCGTGGCGGCGTGA